From one Actinomycetota bacterium genomic stretch:
- the rplL gene encoding 50S ribosomal protein L7/L12 — MATLSVDELIDAFKELTLMELSEFKTKFEDTFDVQAAAPVAVAAPGAGGGEAAVEEEKTAFDVVLTGAGDKKIQVIKEVRGLTNLGLKEAKELVESAPKAVLEGVAKEAAEEAKGKLEEAGASVEIK; from the coding sequence ATGGCAACGCTCTCCGTTGACGAACTCATCGACGCCTTCAAGGAGCTCACGCTCATGGAGCTGTCGGAGTTCAAGACCAAGTTCGAGGACACCTTCGACGTGCAGGCCGCGGCGCCCGTCGCCGTTGCCGCTCCCGGGGCCGGTGGCGGCGAGGCCGCGGTGGAGGAGGAGAAGACCGCGTTCGACGTGGTGCTCACCGGTGCTGGCGACAAGAAGATCCAGGTCATCAAGGAGGTCCGCGGCCTCACGAACCTGGGGCTCAAGGAGGCCAAGGAGCTGGTCGAGTCCGCGCCCAAGGCCGTCCTCGAAGGCGTGGCCAAGGAGGCCGCCGAGGAGGCCAAAGGCAAGCTCGAGGAAGCCGGCGCCAGCGTCGAGATCAAGTGA